The following coding sequences lie in one Gouania willdenowi chromosome 5, fGouWil2.1, whole genome shotgun sequence genomic window:
- the LOC114463071 gene encoding zinc finger protein OZF-like isoform X2 has protein sequence MAVIVKTEEEEEEEEEEKEEEEKNRRQSEKTIEEEPSADLLKGETDGRHSEEEKEEEEEEETERKLNHILAPDFDEKETDSSETDVSDDDDDDDDDDDEWQIPRLQSKSAAKEIRKKRKKRTNAATKISGNQLTSESVNDELENVFSSSLGGQENSYKVIKNKDSHILITSYKKTFSCDVCRKNFSRKFHLKTHILVHTGEKAFSCDVCGKRFRIKEYLKDHVRIHTGEKPFVCDVCGKSFKCKAHLRSHLRIHTGEKPFGCDICGRGFSRSSYLKTHAFLHTGEKPFGCDVCSQQFRYKADLKEHTRSHIKEKQEKFFGCDVSADAPNILVDAREKALSCVVCSKNFKCQAHLKAHVRVHTGEKPFGCDLCGKTFSKKANLKAHMTVHTGEKPYCCDVCGVKFKHKSSFCNHVKCHKVKESLRNVLAND, from the coding sequence ATGGCTGTTATTGTCAagactgaagaagaagaagaagaagaagaagaagaaaaagaagaagaagaaaagaacagGAGACAGAGCGAGAAAACCATCGAAGAAGAACCTTCAGCTGATCTGTTAAAAGGGGAAACTGATGGAAGACAtagtgaagaagaaaaagaagaagaagaagaagaagaaactgaaAGGAAACTTAACCATATTTTAGCACCAGATTTTGATGAGAAGGAAACCGACTCCTCTGAGACTGAtgtcagtgatgatgatgatgatgatgatgatgatgatgatgagtggCAGATACCTCGGCTACAATCTAAATCTGCAGCCAAAGAGATTcgtaagaagaggaagaaacgAACGAATGCTGCTACTAAAATATCTGGGAATCAGTTAACCTCTGAAAGTGTGAACGATGaattagaaaatgttttttcttcctctctggGTGGACAAGAGAACAGttataaagtaattaaaaataaagattcacacattttaataacctCATACAAAAAAACGttcagttgtgatgtttgtaggaagAACTTCAGCCGCAAATTCCACCTGAAAACTCACATTTTGGTCCACACCGGAGAGAAAGCCTTCAGCTGTGACGTTTGCGGTAAAAGATTTAGAATCAAGGAATATCTAAAGGACCACGTGAGGATCCACACGGGAGAGAAACCCTTCGTCTGCGACGTCTGTGGGAAGAGTTTTAAATGCAAGGCGCATCTTCGGAGCCAcctgagaatccacacaggagagaaaccgttTGGTTGTGACATTTGTGGGCGGGGTTTCAGTCGCAGCTCGTACCTAAAGACCCACGCGTTTCTtcacactggagagaaaccattcgGTTGTGACGTCTGCAGTCAACAGTTCAGATACAAGGCCGACCTGAAGGAGCACACGAGAAGCCACATAAAAGAGAAACAGGAGAAATTCTTTGGCTGCGATGTTTCTGCTGATGCGCCAAACATATTGGTCGACGCGCGGGAGAAAGCCTTGAGTTGCGTTGTTTGtagtaaaaactttaaatgcCAGGCACATCTGAAGGCCCATGTTAGAGTGCACacgggagagaaaccctttggttgtgacTTGTGTGGTAAGACCTTTTCGAAAAAGGCAAATCTGAAGGCGCACATGAcagtccacacaggagagaaaccgtaCTGCTGTGACGTGTGTGGTGTGAAGTTCAAACATAAATCCAGTTTCTGTAACCACGTGAAATGCCACAAAGTTAAGGAAAGTTTAAGGAATGTTCTCGCAAACGATTGA
- the LOC114463071 gene encoding zinc finger protein OZF-like isoform X1 produces the protein MSTDGDMFDQCGRTTADDDDDDEPSDDAFKYKHHHNPSADVQQLPASDGVLSERSSSLKLKNQKCVRIKKEQEELWENPDRNQLYDPREENIMAVIVKTEEEEEEEEEEKEEEEKNRRQSEKTIEEEPSADLLKGETDGRHSEEEKEEEEEEETERKLNHILAPDFDEKETDSSETDVSDDDDDDDDDDDEWQIPRLQSKSAAKEIRKKRKKRTNAATKISGNQLTSESVNDELENVFSSSLGGQENSYKVIKNKDSHILITSYKKTFSCDVCRKNFSRKFHLKTHILVHTGEKAFSCDVCGKRFRIKEYLKDHVRIHTGEKPFVCDVCGKSFKCKAHLRSHLRIHTGEKPFGCDICGRGFSRSSYLKTHAFLHTGEKPFGCDVCSQQFRYKADLKEHTRSHIKEKQEKFFGCDVSADAPNILVDAREKALSCVVCSKNFKCQAHLKAHVRVHTGEKPFGCDLCGKTFSKKANLKAHMTVHTGEKPYCCDVCGVKFKHKSSFCNHVKCHKVKESLRNVLAND, from the exons ATGTCCACAGATGGAGACATGTTTGATCAGTGTGGAAGAACAAcagcagatgatgatgatgatgatgaaccgTCTGATGATGCCTTCAAGTACAAACATCACCACAACCCTTCCGCAG ATGTTCAGCAGCTGCCAGCATCTGACGGCGTTCTCTCTGAAAGGAGCTCCAGTCTGAAGTTAAAGAACCAAAAATGTGTCCGCATCAAGAAAGAACAGGAAGAACTCTGGGAAAATCCAGATAGAAACCAGCTTTATGATCCACGGGAGGAAAATATCATGGCTGTTATTGTCAagactgaagaagaagaagaagaagaagaagaagaaaaagaagaagaagaaaagaacagGAGACAGAGCGAGAAAACCATCGAAGAAGAACCTTCAGCTGATCTGTTAAAAGGGGAAACTGATGGAAGACAtagtgaagaagaaaaagaagaagaagaagaagaagaaactgaaAGGAAACTTAACCATATTTTAGCACCAGATTTTGATGAGAAGGAAACCGACTCCTCTGAGACTGAtgtcagtgatgatgatgatgatgatgatgatgatgatgatgagtggCAGATACCTCGGCTACAATCTAAATCTGCAGCCAAAGAGATTcgtaagaagaggaagaaacgAACGAATGCTGCTACTAAAATATCTGGGAATCAGTTAACCTCTGAAAGTGTGAACGATGaattagaaaatgttttttcttcctctctggGTGGACAAGAGAACAGttataaagtaattaaaaataaagattcacacattttaataacctCATACAAAAAAACGttcagttgtgatgtttgtaggaagAACTTCAGCCGCAAATTCCACCTGAAAACTCACATTTTGGTCCACACCGGAGAGAAAGCCTTCAGCTGTGACGTTTGCGGTAAAAGATTTAGAATCAAGGAATATCTAAAGGACCACGTGAGGATCCACACGGGAGAGAAACCCTTCGTCTGCGACGTCTGTGGGAAGAGTTTTAAATGCAAGGCGCATCTTCGGAGCCAcctgagaatccacacaggagagaaaccgttTGGTTGTGACATTTGTGGGCGGGGTTTCAGTCGCAGCTCGTACCTAAAGACCCACGCGTTTCTtcacactggagagaaaccattcgGTTGTGACGTCTGCAGTCAACAGTTCAGATACAAGGCCGACCTGAAGGAGCACACGAGAAGCCACATAAAAGAGAAACAGGAGAAATTCTTTGGCTGCGATGTTTCTGCTGATGCGCCAAACATATTGGTCGACGCGCGGGAGAAAGCCTTGAGTTGCGTTGTTTGtagtaaaaactttaaatgcCAGGCACATCTGAAGGCCCATGTTAGAGTGCACacgggagagaaaccctttggttgtgacTTGTGTGGTAAGACCTTTTCGAAAAAGGCAAATCTGAAGGCGCACATGAcagtccacacaggagagaaaccgtaCTGCTGTGACGTGTGTGGTGTGAAGTTCAAACATAAATCCAGTTTCTGTAACCACGTGAAATGCCACAAAGTTAAGGAAAGTTTAAGGAATGTTCTCGCAAACGATTGA
- the LOC114463062 gene encoding gastrula zinc finger protein XlCGF57.1-like codes for MSTEETLSHCDDTFDLCSRTTAADDDDDDEPSDAAFKHKHHHNMSTAVPACLQHPLMMEASSSESSLPTFDDEEGGQLGAQWHTDIIAVVVKSEEEEVTIKEHPICSLAQAMNTESGGDNSEVSPAGNNKLLSCDICGKHFTRLSDVKRHRLIHTGEKPFRCNICGKSFMRKARVQLHMRVHTGEKPFGCGVCGQRFISKSNLLRHTRAHTREKPFGCHFCGKRFFRKVHLTAHVKLHAAEKSFGCHVCGLSFEQKENLLTHMSLHAGEKPFSCDICGKWFRTEYETKEHVQTHGEKTHTCAFCCKQFSRKSGLEMHTKIHTGERNFSCDLCGESFIQRKSLKTHMNSHTGEKPFACDVCGKRFSHKSDVKTHKLLHSDEKPFGCDECGQHFCSKNKLTKHMINHREEKPFSCVVCEQRFALKERLTKHMSVHSEERPFQCDMCLKSFARKRYLTKHLITHTLEKPFNCEVCGKLFVQKSYLDRHMRLHTGEKPYGCGTCGKTFSQRPHLSLHLRVHTGEKPYSCSICGHTFTQAPRLKEHMRIHTGEKPFGCGICGKTFSRNSSLWKHSRIHTTDNVWL; via the exons atGTCCACAGAAGAAACGCTGAGTCACTGTGACGACACGTTTGATCTGTGTAGCAGAACAACAGcagcagatgatgatgatgatgatgaaccgTCTGATGCTgccttcaaacacaaacatcacCACAACATGTCTACag CTGTGCCTGCGTGCCTTCAGCATCCTTTGATGATGGAAGCATCTTCCTCTGAATCTTCACTTCCAACCTTTGACGATGAGGAGGGAGGGCAGCTAGGTGCGCAGTGGCACACGGACATCATCGCTGTTGTTGTTAAAAGTGAAGAGGAAGAGGTGACTATAAAGGAGCATCCAATCTGCAGCTTGGCTCAAGCCATGAACACAGAAAGTGGCGGAGACAACAGTGAAGTTTCCCCCGCGGGAAATAATAAACTTTTAAGCTGTGACATTTGCGGTAAACACTTTACCCGCCTGTCCGACGTAAAAAGACACAGATTGATCCACACGGGGGAGAAGCCGTTCAGGTGCAACATCTGTGGGAAGAGCTTTATGAGGAAGGCGCGGGTGCAGCTGCACATGAgagtccacacaggagagaaacctttcGGCTGTGGCGTCTGCGGTCAACGCTTCATCAGCAAGTCCAACCTGCTGAGACACACCAGAGCGCACACCAGAGAGAAACCTTTTGGTTGCCACTTTTGTGGCAAGCGTTTTTTCCGGAAGGTCCACCTCACGGCTCACGTGAAACTTCACGCGGCGGAAAAGTCCTTCGGCTGCCATGTTTGCGGTTTGAGTTTTGAACAAAAGGAGAATCTGCTGACGCACATGAGCCTCCAcgcaggagagaaaccatttagtTGTGACATTTGTGGCAAATGGTTTCGTACCGAGTATGAAACAAAAGAGCACGTCCAAACACACGGAGAGAAAACGCACACGTGTGCGTTTTGTTGTAAACAGTTTAGTCGTAAGTCGGGCTTGGAGATGCACACGAAGATACACACGGGAGAGAGAAACTTCAGCTGTGATTTATGTGGGGAATCGTTTATCCAAAGGAAAAGTCTGAAAACTCACATGAACAGTCACACCGGAGAGAAACCGTTTGCCTGTGATGTGTGCGGGAAACGCTTTAGCCATAAGTCAGAcgtaaagacacacaaattactGCACTCGGATGAGAAACCGTTTGGCTGCGATGAATGCGGGCAGCACTTTTGTTCTAAGAATAAGCTGACGAAGCACATGATAAACCACAGGGAGGAGAAACCGTTCTCCTGTGTTGTGTGTGAGCAAAGGTTTGCCTTGAAGGAACGTCTAACCAAACACATGAGTGTGCATTCTGAGGAGAGACCGTTCCAATGTGACATGTGTCTGAAAAGCTTCGCACGGAAAAGGTATTTAACCAAACATTTGATCACACACACGTTAGAGAAACCCTTTAACTGTGAGGTTTGTGGGAAATTATTTGTGCAAAAATCCTATCTAGAtcgccacatgaggctccacaCTGGGGAGAAACCCTATGGTTGTGGCACATGTGGTAAAACGTTCTCACAAAGGCCTCATCTGTCACTCCACCTGAGAGTCCACACGGGAGAGAAGCCATACAGTTGTAGCATCTGTGGTCACACGTTTACTCAGGCGCCAAGGCTTAAGGagcacatgagaatccacactggagagaaaccgTTTGGTTGTGGTATATGTGGAAAAACCTTTTCTCGCAATTCTAGCCTTTGGAAACATAGCAGAATACACACCACAGACAATGTTTggttgtga
- the LOC114463068 gene encoding gastrula zinc finger protein XlCGF57.1-like yields the protein MFLNNSSDEDMFNFCGRTTADDDDDDEEEPCDDAFKPKGLLHRLVLPEGVQQVLENDGPSSEGTSSHVQQVKQEPMWENQEVEQLREQQETEIIAVIVKSEDEEEEKEEEKPQISELQTEVDIKEERPISIKEEPSTYSLTDGTKSETDGVKSEEQAAISHKKDLKRHTAVDTRGESYGCDVCGKRFSRKYDAKRHKLIHTGEKPFGCDVCKKRFFQKSHADDHMRVHTGEKPFSCDFCGERFGRKYDLMTHKPTHTGEKTFACDECGRHFCSEPRLVTHTKSHRREKPFSCDVCKQTFAFRGRLNEHMSTHSGEKPFKCDVCLQTFARKRYLTKHMIFHTGEKLFDCDVCGKQFFLKQYLNDHMRSHNGEKLFGCDMCGKYFFKKQHLNAHMRSHTGEKPYGCDVCSKYFSQKSILDRHMRHHTGEKPYGCDICKKYFSQKSNLDQHIKHHMGEKPFGCEICGKCFTQKHYLSAHVRCHTGEKPYGCDICKKCFSQKSNLDQHMRCHTGEKPFSCEKCGKTFAHKHNLKKHSRVHAEEQIF from the exons atgtttttaaacaaCTCGTCAGATGAAGACATGTTTAATTTCTGTGGAAGAACAAcagcagatgatgatgatgatgatgaggaagaaCCGTGTGATGATGCCTTCAAGCCCAAAGGCCTGCTGCACAGATTGG TGTTGCCTGAAGGTGTTCAGCAGGTGTTGGAGAACGATGGACCTTCCTCTGAAGGGACGTCTTCACACGTGCAGCAGGTGAAACAGGAGCCAATGTGGGAAAATCAGGAGGTAGAGCAGCTGAGGGAGCAGCAGGAGACAGAGATCATCGCTGTGATTGTTAAAagtgaagatgaagaagaggaaaaagaagaggagaagCCTCAGATCTCTGAACTACAAACTGAGGTCGACATAAAGGAGGAGCGTCCAATCAGCATCAAGGAAGAACCTTCCACCTACAGTTTAACTGACGGGACCAAATCAGAAACTGATGGAGTTAAAAGTGAAGAACAAGCTGCAATTAGTCATAAAAAAGACCTGAAAAGACATACTGCAGTCGACACTCGAGGGGAATCATATGGATGCGATGTTTGTGGGAAACGCTTTAGCCGAAAGTACGACGCAAAGCGACACAAGCTGATCCATACAGGAGAAAAACCCTTTGGCTGCGATGTCTGTAAAAAACGTTTCTTCCAAAAATCGCACGCCGACGATCACATGAGAGTCCACACGGGGGAGAAACCGTTCAGCTGTGACTTTTGCGGTGAACGCTTTGGTCGAAAGTACGACTTAATGACACACAAACCGACTCACACGGGAGAGAAAACGTTCGCCTGTGATGAGTGCGGTAGACATTTTTGTTCGGAGCCCCGCCTCGTTACCCACACGAAAAGCCACAGGCGGGAAAAACCTTTCAGCTGTGATGTTTGCAAGCAAACATTTGCCTTCAGGGGACGTCTAAATGAACACATGAGCACACACTCGGGAGAGAAACCTTTTAAATGTGACGTCTGTCTGCAGACGTTTGCACGGAAGAGATATCTAACGAAACACATGATCTTCCATACGGGAGAGAAACTCTTTGACTGTGATGTCTGTGGGAAACAATTCTTTTTGAAACAATATCTAAATGATCACATGAGATCCCACAACGGAGAGAAACTGTTCGGATGCGATATGtgtggaaaatatttttttaagaaacaacATCTAAACGCTCACATGAGAAGccacactggagagaaaccgTATGGTTGTGATGTCTGCAGCAAGTATTTCTCACAGAAGTCGATTTTAGATCGACACATGAGACACCACACTGGGGAGAAACCATATGGTTGTGATATCTGTAAAAAGTATTTCTCACAAAAATCAAATTTAGATCAACACATTAAACACCACAtgggagagaaaccctttggttgtgaGATCTGTGGAAAATGTTTCACTCAGAAACATTATCTGAGCGCTCATGTGAGATGTCACACCGGAGAGAAACCGTATGGTTGTGATATCTGTAAGAAGTGTTTCTCGCAGAAATCCAATTTAGATCAACACATGAGATGCCACACGGGAGAGAAACCGTTCAGTTGTgagaaatgtggaaaaacatttGCTCATAAGCATAATCTGAAGAAACACAGCAGAGTTCACGCTGAAGAGCAAATCTTTTGA